The genomic window cattttttttgttttctttaaaaacaaaatgtagggacgcctgggtggctcagttggttgagcagctgccttcggctcaggtcatgatcccagcgtcctgggatccagtcccacatccggccccttgctccgcagggagcctgcttctccctctgcctctgccttccactctgtctgcctgtgctcgctctcactctctctctctctctctgatgaataaataaaatctttaaaaaaaaaaaataaaaacaaaatgtattccttATTGTTACATATACTTTGCTGCTTATGAGACTGATGAGGTAAGCCCTTTGTTCCAACTGTACTGAATTTCCAGTGAACTAGTGGGTGAATTTTCCAATGTAGTCACTTGATTCACAGCATTTGCTTTCATATCTTTATATCAGAttgcttttaaaatctttgtagCTTTAATCACCTTTCAGGGTTCAGATTTATCTCCATTGGGAGATTGTGGCCTTTACCCTTTGCCAGGTTTCCAGATAAACTGCTCTTttgcagaggctgaacccactttATCCTTCCACTCTTGGGTGGTGGAGAACCTAGGTCACTTGGGTAATGCCGGACGGTCCCCCACCTTTGCCTTGGGCTGGCTCAGACGCTCACTTGCCGGGTGTCTGCCTCCTCTCTTGACTGGAAGGGTCTGGCTTTTGAGGGCCCGGAAGGTATTTATTTACTAATGTGCTTTTGCGTAATGAAGAATGTATTCCAGACAGCACCTTGGAACTGAGCGCTGAGAATTCGGCCCATTTGTGGTGGACGTTCTGCAACTCCTGATTTTTGGCTTAATAGGCAGTTTACAGGATAGCCAGACTTAGTTTTCAAAAAGACAGAACCCCAGAGACCCTACCTTTAAATCATAGTAAGAACGAAAAACATAATTGACCTAACTGCATTATGTGACAGCAAATGGTTTAAAGTGCAGAACATGTAGCCTCCCGCCTCCCCCCATagagtttttgcatttctttgaaagCTAGAGAACACTGTCAGTAATTGCTAAACTAATGGCTAACCCTTGAGCAGGTATTATTCCAGCGTGGAGAGGGGGCCCATTATTGCGCGTGTTCTGTGCGCCACAGCGAGCTGGTTGCCAACGCACTGGGTCTGGGCTCCGCGGGGCGGGGCCGCCGGGAGGCGGAGCGAGCTGGGGCGGGGCCTCCGGGCCGTCGCCAGTGCGCATGGGCCGACATCCTCCGCTCCGATAGACCCCCTTCAGTTTCCGCTGTTGTAGGAAAAACGTTGTGAAGGCCGTTAGCAGAGTGTTCCCTGAGAGCGCCGGTCGCGGAAATGTCTGATGAGAAAGGTTCCCTCGGGGGAGGtgtagagaaaggagaggagccagTGGGGACCATCGCCGCTAGTGCGTACTCTGTGAAGCAGGCGGATGATGGGGAGGAGGCGGATGATGGGGAGGAGGCGATGAAGGTGGGAGTGGCGCTGGGGGCTGGTGGCTGCTCTGACGACCTCAGCTATGGGGAGGCCAGCATAGACCCCAGCCTCCTAGGGCTCGCGGGGGACGAGGAGAAATGCCGGAAAATCCGCAAGAAGTACCGGCAGCTCATCTATAACGTCCAGCAGAACCGTGATGACCTAGTGAACACCGTGAGCGACTCGTTAACCTTGGCGCTGGAAGAAGCCGATGTCCTGTTTGATGGAGTGAGCCGAACAAGAGAAGCCGCTCTCGATGCCCAGTTTCTTGTTCTGGCTTCTGATTTGggtaaagaaaaagcaaagcaactAAATTGCGATATGAGCTTTTTTAACCAAGTAGCGTTTTGTGACTTTCTGTTTATATTTGTGGGTCTAAACTGGATGGAAGAGGAACATGAGGAATTGAGTGGCTTTGATGATAATATAGTTCTTTCCTTCTGGGACACAGTACAGAAGGAGGCGTCGTCCTGGATTTTGCAAGCTGAGACATTCCACTTTATTTTTGGTTCATTCAAGTCCAAACCTGCACCAAGGCCCCGACTTGAACACCTCAAAAAAGctctcaaaatggaagaaaatggggATATGCCTACAAAGCTGAGGAAGTTGGACCTGAGTAATAatcaagaaacaacagaaaaagaagtagaaagaatCTTGGGATTGTTGCAAACTTACTTTCAGAAGTATCCTGATACTCCTGTGTCCTATTTTGAGTTTGTGATTGATCCAAACTCTTTTTCTCGTACTGTggagaatatattttatgtttctttcattATAAGGGATGGTTTTGCGAGACTAAGGCTTGACCAAGACAGGCTGCCAATATTAGAGCCAATTAATATTAACCAAGTGGGTGAGGGAAATGATCCCTGTTCTCATGGCAGGAAACAAGGAGTTATATCTTTGAGTTTACAGGACTGGAAAAATATTGTGGCAACTTTTGAAATTTCAGAGGCTATGATCACAAACTCCTACTAGGGATTTTTGTCCTTCATGTAGGACGCATTTTGTGGCTTTTCTAAAGTATCTCAAAATGGAGAGTAAAATCAAGCAGAAGCACATAACTATTTCATGTAAAgtgagaaagtattttcaaaaatgcCAGAAATTGTTTTACtgtgcagtgtttttttttttttttttttttttttggtagtttataaggtTGTCATGATCTtctgttattaaaaaattattcactggCATGTTtgtgagaagattttttttaaatgccctttaAGACTTTATCAGTAAAAATTAGTTCTGGAATTCATAAGAGGCATTTGATAGTTTaccaaaaaatcaattttatgatGCTATTTGATACTGCATTGCTTCCTCTGTTAGAGGGAACTTGATGGGGCACCTGACAAGGTTGGGGGAAGAGTGGGGGGAAAAAGTAGGCAAAAAGACTATCCGTAGGGCAGTGAATAAACAGTGATAATTTACTGTAAAAAAATCTCGATGTTATGCTTCATTTCAAGGAGGACTCAGTTAAGATTAATGTGTGACATCCATAAGCTAAATAATTTCTCCTGTGATTTGTCTTATCTACTGTAGAGACATTCTACTTTTGTTAGGTGAGGCGTCAATTAAGTGCATGCTGAAAGGTGAGTAGGGATTGGTCAAAGATAGAAGAAAGGTATTCTAGGCAGGGGAATACGGAGGTCAAATACATGGAATTGTGAGAAATTATGGCACCAGAGATTCATGAgttgtttctttttgattttaaacTATTCCATTTgaagggcaccggggtggctaagtgggttgagcctctgcctttggctcaggtcatgatcccagagtcctggaattgagccccactgctcagtggggagcctgcttccccctctctctttgcctcctgctctgcctacttgtgatctctctttctgtcaaataaataataaaatcttaaaaaaaaataaacttccatttgaATGCTAAACTGGGTGACAGTTGGGTTACTTTATATATTAGTTTCCTCAGAAGTTGAAGATATTTTTGTCAGATTATTTCAAACACAAAACCAGTTATAGTATTTACATGGGTAATTTCTTCCCTAGCCTCTGGTTTCCAGACACTTTGTAATCTCTGCTGGTGACCTTCAGAATCAGTGGTGTTTCATTGTGTAACACCCTTGAATATTCCCAGTTCAATTTGTGTTTCTTGTTAGGGCTTTAAATGTCTGGAAATGATCTCTCTCTATACTGAAATATATAATTAACTTAACCTAAATGTTCTTTACTTAACCatataagctctttttttttttttttccttttgttgattgCAGTTGTTTTAAGGTTATGCCAAAATTTTGGGTCTTTAAGAAAACAAGTTCAAAGGTATGGAGCATTCCTAAataagcttttcttctttttttcttttttcaataggCTCCatgtcctatgtggggctcgtaCTCAGGACTCAGAGATCTAGAGTCGCATACTGACTATGCAGCCAGTCAGGTGCCTGAAGGCTACTTTTCTTGA from Mustela lutreola isolate mMusLut2 chromosome 8, mMusLut2.pri, whole genome shotgun sequence includes these protein-coding regions:
- the EID3 gene encoding EP300-interacting inhibitor of differentiation 3 — its product is MSDEKGSLGGGVEKGEEPVGTIAASAYSVKQADDGEEADDGEEAMKVGVALGAGGCSDDLSYGEASIDPSLLGLAGDEEKCRKIRKKYRQLIYNVQQNRDDLVNTVSDSLTLALEEADVLFDGVSRTREAALDAQFLVLASDLGKEKAKQLNCDMSFFNQVAFCDFLFIFVGLNWMEEEHEELSGFDDNIVLSFWDTVQKEASSWILQAETFHFIFGSFKSKPAPRPRLEHLKKALKMEENGDMPTKLRKLDLSNNQETTEKEVERILGLLQTYFQKYPDTPVSYFEFVIDPNSFSRTVENIFYVSFIIRDGFARLRLDQDRLPILEPININQVGEGNDPCSHGRKQGVISLSLQDWKNIVATFEISEAMITNSY